A stretch of Arachis hypogaea cultivar Tifrunner chromosome 15, arahy.Tifrunner.gnm2.J5K5, whole genome shotgun sequence DNA encodes these proteins:
- the LOC112751379 gene encoding serine/threonine-protein kinase STY13, translated as MLEGGAKFPGLIDLNKHTTDNYYDFSQGFYHKLGEGTNMSIDSMQTSNGGGSVAMSIDNSSVGSNDSHTRILNHQGLRRRANDNYSVQNSVNRRGRVTHALSDDALAQALMDSNSPTEGLENFDEWTIDLRKLNMGEAFAQGAFGKLYRGTYNGEDVAIKILERPENDLSKAQLMEQQFQQEVMMLATLKHPNIVRFIGACRKPMVWCIVTEYAKGGSVRQSLMKRQNRSVPLKLAVKQALDVARGMAYVHGLGLIHRDLKSDNLLIFGDKSIKIADFGVARIEVQTEGMTPETGTYRWMAPEMIQHRPYTQRVDVYSFGIVLWELITGMLPFQNMTAVQAAFAVVNKNVRPIIPNDCLPVLREIMTRCWDPNPDVRPPFAEIVGMLENAETEIMTTVRKARFRCCMTQPMTAD; from the exons ATGTTGGAAGGTGGTGCTAAATTCCCTGGATTAATAGATCTCAACAAGCATACAACTGACAACTATTATGATTTCTCTCAAGGCTTTTACCATAAGCTTGGGGAGGGTACTAATATGTCGATTGACAGCATGCAAACAAGTAATGGTGGGGGATCTGTTGCGATGTCCATAGATAATAGTAGTGTTGGGTCTAATGATTCCCATACTCGCATATTGAACCACCAAGGGTTGCGGCGGCGTGCAAATGATAACTACTCTGTTCAAAACAGTGTAAATCGTCGAGGAAGAGTCACACATGCACTGAGTGATGATGCTTTGGCTCAAGCTCTAATGGATAGCAATTCTCCTACTGAGGGACTTGAAAATTTTGACGAGTGGACAATTGATTTAAGGAAGCTTAATATGGGCGAGGCCTTTGCTCAAGGAGCTTTTGGGAAACTCTACAGGGGTACTTACAATGGTGAAGATGTTGCTATCAAAATCTTGGAAAGGCCTGAAAATGATTTATCAAAGGCTCAGTTGATGGAACAACAGTTTCAGCAGGAGGTTATGATGCTGGCTACACTAAAGCATCCCAATATAGTTCGTTTCATTGGTGCATGCAGAAAACCGATGGTATGGTGCATCGTAACGGAATATGCCAAAGGGGGTTCCGTTAGACAGTCTTTAATGAAACGTCAGAATCGATCAGTTCCCCTAAAATTGGCCGTCAAACAGGCTTTGGATGTTGCTAGAGGAATGGCATATGTTCATGGACTTGGGTTGATCCACAGGGATTTGAAGTCTGATAATCTTTTGATTTTTGGggataaatcaattaaaattgctGACTTCGGTGTTGCTCGGATTGAGGTGCAAACGGAAGGAATGACACCTGAGACTGGAACATACCGTTGGATGGCTCC GGAGATGATCCAGCATAGGCCTTACACACAAAGAGTGGATGTGTATAGCTTTGGGATTGTTCTTTGGGAGCTTATCACTGGAATGCTTCCATTTCAGAACATGACAGCAGTACAGGCAGCATTTGCAGTTGTAAACAAAAATGTTCGCCCGATTATACCCAATGATTGCTTACCTGTTCTCCGTGAAATCATGACCAGATGCTGGGACCCCAACCCTGATGTCCGGCCACCATTTGCTGAAATTGTAGGAATGCTTGAGAATGCAGAGACCGAGATCATGACAACTGTTCGGAAGGCTCGATTCAGGTGTTGCATGACACAACCAATGACTGCTGACTGA